A single genomic interval of Zingiber officinale cultivar Zhangliang chromosome 4A, Zo_v1.1, whole genome shotgun sequence harbors:
- the LOC121969547 gene encoding gibberellin-regulated protein 12-like isoform X2, with the protein MKISDGVLVFLVVILFASMAASTMDVAAEDLGVNLAKRQKHKHSGFSQAECPGACQYRCSKTAYKKPCLFFCQQCCFKCRCVPPGTYAHKEVCPCYNNWKTKRGGPKCP; encoded by the exons ATGAAGATATCAGATGGAGTTCTTGTCTTCCTGGTCGTCATTTTGTTTGCTTCAATGGCAGCATCAACCATG GATGTGGCAGCTGAGGATCTGGGAGTGAACTTGGCTAAAAGG CAGAAACACAAGCATTCTGGGTTTTCTCAAGCAG AGTGCCCTGGTGCCTGTCAATACAGATGCTCCAAGACAGCCTACAAGAAGCCTTGCTTGTTCTTTTGTCAGCAATGCTGCTTCAAGTGCCGGTGTGTGCCTCCAGGGACCTATGCACACAAGGAGGTATGCCCATGTTACAATAACTGGAAGACCAAGAGAGGGGGGCCCAAGTGCCCTTGA
- the LOC121969546 gene encoding non-specific lipid transfer protein GPI-anchored 2-like has product MCAMRGRLPLMLPAIVVAVISCAIFGGRGQGPASAPSVDDCTDAFLNMTGCLSYASVGSNDTAPGGDCCPELAGIIDSDPICLCELLAGGAESFGIAVDNARALRLPSLCRLDAPPVSLCSDIGIPVASPTTAISPAPESPTTATSPASSGGSRESPGSTPASSAQKLDGGHGAAAELAVTAAALSCIVTVIGIF; this is encoded by the exons ATGTGCGCGATGCGGGGCCGCCTTCCTCTGATGTTGCCGGCGATCGTCGTCGCCGTCATCTCGTGCGCGATTTTTGGCGGCAGAGGGCAAGGGCCGGCGTCGGCACCGTCGGTGGACGATTGCACGGACGCCTTCCTCAACATGACGGGATGCTTGTCCTACGCCAGCGTCGGCAGCAATGACACGGCGCCCGGCGGCGACTGCTGCCCCGAGCTAGCTGGGATCATCGACTCCGACCCCATCTGCCTCTGCGAGCTCCTCGCCGGAGGGGCCGAGAGCTTCGGCATCGCCGTTGACAACGCCAGGGCCCTCCGACTCCCCTCCCTCTGCCGCCTCGACGCGCCACCGGTGAGCTTGTGCTCAG ATATAGGAATTCCAGTTGCAAGTCCGACGACTGCTATTTCACCGGCTCCCGAAAGTCCGACGACGGCCACCTCACCGGCTTCCTCCGGTGGCAGCCGGGAATCACCTG GATCCACGCCTGCATCAAGCGCGCAGAAACTCGACGGAGGACATGGAGCTGCTGCAGAGCTTGCCGTGACCGCCGCCGCTTTATCGTGTATTGTCACCGTCATTGGAATCTTTTAA
- the LOC121969547 gene encoding gibberellin-regulated protein 12-like isoform X3: protein MKISDGVLVFLVVILFASMAASTMDVAAEDLGVNLAKRKHKHSGFSQAECPGACQYRCSKTAYKKPCLFFCQQCCFKCRCVPPGTYAHKEVCPCYNNWKTKRGGPKCP, encoded by the exons ATGAAGATATCAGATGGAGTTCTTGTCTTCCTGGTCGTCATTTTGTTTGCTTCAATGGCAGCATCAACCATG GATGTGGCAGCTGAGGATCTGGGAGTGAACTTGGCTAAAAGG AAACACAAGCATTCTGGGTTTTCTCAAGCAG AGTGCCCTGGTGCCTGTCAATACAGATGCTCCAAGACAGCCTACAAGAAGCCTTGCTTGTTCTTTTGTCAGCAATGCTGCTTCAAGTGCCGGTGTGTGCCTCCAGGGACCTATGCACACAAGGAGGTATGCCCATGTTACAATAACTGGAAGACCAAGAGAGGGGGGCCCAAGTGCCCTTGA
- the LOC121969547 gene encoding gibberellin-regulated protein 12-like isoform X1, with protein sequence MKISDGVLVFLVVILFASMAASTMDVAAEDLGVNLAKRQQKHKHSGFSQAECPGACQYRCSKTAYKKPCLFFCQQCCFKCRCVPPGTYAHKEVCPCYNNWKTKRGGPKCP encoded by the exons ATGAAGATATCAGATGGAGTTCTTGTCTTCCTGGTCGTCATTTTGTTTGCTTCAATGGCAGCATCAACCATG GATGTGGCAGCTGAGGATCTGGGAGTGAACTTGGCTAAAAGG CAGCAGAAACACAAGCATTCTGGGTTTTCTCAAGCAG AGTGCCCTGGTGCCTGTCAATACAGATGCTCCAAGACAGCCTACAAGAAGCCTTGCTTGTTCTTTTGTCAGCAATGCTGCTTCAAGTGCCGGTGTGTGCCTCCAGGGACCTATGCACACAAGGAGGTATGCCCATGTTACAATAACTGGAAGACCAAGAGAGGGGGGCCCAAGTGCCCTTGA
- the LOC121969545 gene encoding uncharacterized protein At5g19025-like: protein MVDCRGLIEFCRAFEQHQNMANSQASSAQRNGNSRRKSKSLNPLSHPFCEHSEFAAIDFVLLVLVLIALVVLAVPYFKFIFRESYELLPVAIEVISEVMYQASIAYAVGLIFIFATAVVAWELLSYQARKCGNPYCKGLRKAVEFDIQLESEECVKYLPRFPKDAFGTRSVDLGQDHKELEAELKKMAPLNGRTVLTFRSPCGCPLGRMEVWGAKRARRIKK from the coding sequence ATGGTGGACTGCCGGGGTTTGATCGAGTTCTGCAGGGCCTTCGAGCAACATCAAAACATGGCCAACTCCCAGGCCTCGTCGGCGCAACGGAACGGCAATTCGAGGAGAAAGAGCAAATCTCTGAACCCCCTTTCCCATCCCTTCTGCGAGCACTCCGAATTCGCCGCCATCGACTTCGTGCTGCTGGTTTTGGTCCTTATCGCCCTCGTCGTCCTTGCCGTTCCCTACTTCAAGTTCATCTTCAGAGAGTCGTACGAGCTCCTGCCCGTGGCGATCGAAGTCATCAGCGAGGTTATGTATCAGGCCTCAATCGCTTATGCCGTGGGCCTTATCTTCATATTTGCCACCGCGGTTGTTGCCTGGGAATTATTGAGTTACCAGGCCAGAAAGTGTGGCAATCCCTACTGCAAAGGTCTGCGGAAAGCAGTGGAATTTGATATCCAGCTTGAGTCAGAGGAGTGCGTGAAATACTTGCCGCGATTCCCCAAGGATGCTTTTGGAACACGCTCCGTGGACTTGGGACAAGATCACAAGGAACTTGAAGCTGAGCTGAAGAAGATGGCACCTTTAAATGGGCGCACTGTTCTCACCTTTCGCTCCCCCTGTGGATGCCCCTTGGGAAGAATGGAGGTTTGGGGGGCGAAGAGAGCAAGAAGGATCAAAAAGTAG